In bacterium, a genomic segment contains:
- a CDS encoding Nramp family divalent metal transporter, which yields MQRSDKVTVEAAGDVLAGRSGRRGLARLLPFLGPAFVASVAYVDPGNFATNIQAGAKFGFLLLWVVLASNLMAMLVQVLAAKLGIATGRNLAELCREQFPRPLVWIMWVLMEVVAMATDLAEFVGAAVGFYLLFGLALFPAGLLTGAVTFLILALERRGFRPLEVVITAFVGIIAVCYLIVLGLERPALSVVLGGLLRPRFAGPESVLLATGILGATVMPHVVFLHSSLTQHRIVARTAHQARRLFRFEVADVVIAMGIAGLVNAAMLIMAATTFFAHGLTNVGTLEEAHRTLIPLLGGLSSTVFAISLLASGLSSSVVGTMSGQVIMQGFLHRRIPVWVRRLVTMLPALVVLALGLDPTRSLVISQVVLSFGLPFALIPLVLFTRRRDLMGPLTNHVITTAAAVLVTALIVALNLFLIYQVFAGG from the coding sequence ATGCAGCGTTCCGACAAGGTCACCGTTGAGGCCGCCGGGGACGTGCTTGCCGGCCGCAGCGGGCGGCGGGGGCTGGCCCGTCTCCTGCCGTTTCTCGGTCCCGCGTTCGTCGCCTCGGTCGCCTATGTGGATCCCGGCAACTTTGCCACCAACATCCAGGCGGGCGCGAAGTTCGGTTTCCTGCTGCTCTGGGTCGTGCTGGCCAGCAACCTGATGGCCATGTTGGTGCAGGTGCTTGCGGCAAAGCTAGGCATCGCTACCGGCCGCAACCTGGCCGAGCTGTGCCGGGAGCAGTTCCCGCGGCCGCTTGTCTGGATCATGTGGGTCCTGATGGAGGTCGTGGCCATGGCCACCGACCTGGCCGAGTTCGTCGGCGCCGCGGTGGGGTTCTACCTGCTGTTTGGCCTGGCGTTGTTTCCCGCGGGCCTGCTGACCGGCGCGGTCACGTTCCTCATCCTGGCGCTGGAGCGCCGGGGGTTCCGCCCCCTGGAGGTTGTGATAACCGCGTTTGTCGGCATAATCGCCGTCTGCTACCTGATCGTGCTGGGGCTCGAGCGGCCCGCGCTGTCCGTGGTGCTGGGCGGTCTGTTGCGGCCGCGCTTCGCAGGCCCCGAGAGCGTGCTGCTCGCGACCGGCATCCTGGGTGCCACCGTAATGCCGCACGTCGTGTTCCTGCACTCGTCGCTGACGCAGCACCGGATCGTGGCCCGGACCGCCCATCAGGCACGACGGCTGTTCCGGTTTGAGGTCGCGGACGTCGTCATTGCCATGGGTATCGCCGGGCTGGTCAACGCCGCGATGCTGATCATGGCGGCCACCACCTTCTTCGCACACGGGCTGACCAATGTGGGGACCCTCGAGGAGGCCCACCGCACGCTCATCCCGCTGCTCGGCGGGTTGAGCAGCACTGTCTTTGCTATCTCGCTGCTGGCATCGGGCCTCTCATCGTCCGTGGTGGGCACGATGTCGGGTCAGGTGATCATGCAGGGCTTCCTGCACCGCCGCATCCCGGTGTGGGTCCGGCGGCTGGTGACGATGCTGCCCGCCCTCGTCGTGCTTGCGCTGGGGCTGGACCCCACCCGCAGCCTTGTCATCAGCCAGGTGGTGCTCAGCTTCGGGCTACCGTTCGCACTTATCCCTCTGGTCCTCTTCACGCGGCGGCGGGACCTGATGGGCCCTCTGACGAACCATGTAATCACGACGGCGGCCGCTGTTCTCGTTACGGCGCTCATCGTCGCTCTCAACCTTTTCCTAATCTACCAGGTGTTCGCCGGAGGATGA
- a CDS encoding universal stress protein translates to MFDHLLIPLDGSRLAESVLPAAGAIARRFGSAVTLLHVVERTPPDEVHGEPHLTTVAEAEAYLAEVAVREFPSGAATTHVHAPDETDVAESIALHADELRAALIVLCTHGQGGARELIYGSVAQQVLSHGSVPVLLVRPGPEAQAFTCGRVLVPLDGSAPSEAALPPAEALARAFGGRLHLLTVVPTVATVSSDRAPAALFLPIATAVALDLEEEETRLYLDGLAARLRQDALTAEAEVGRGDPAWEVAAAADRLGADLMVMATHGRSGMSAVWAGSVAIRIMARCRRPMLLVRAPGAPDNL, encoded by the coding sequence GTGTTCGATCACCTGCTGATACCACTCGACGGCTCGCGGCTCGCCGAGAGCGTGCTTCCTGCCGCCGGGGCGATCGCGCGCCGGTTCGGGTCGGCCGTCACCCTGCTGCACGTGGTCGAGCGGACACCGCCCGACGAAGTGCACGGCGAGCCGCATCTGACTACCGTTGCGGAGGCAGAGGCCTACCTGGCGGAGGTGGCGGTCCGGGAGTTCCCGTCAGGGGCCGCAACCACGCACGTGCACGCCCCCGACGAGACCGACGTTGCCGAGAGCATCGCCCTCCACGCCGACGAGTTGCGCGCCGCGTTGATCGTACTGTGCACCCACGGCCAGGGCGGAGCCCGGGAGCTGATCTACGGCAGCGTCGCTCAGCAGGTTCTCAGCCACGGCAGCGTCCCGGTCCTGCTGGTCCGCCCCGGCCCAGAGGCCCAGGCCTTCACCTGCGGCCGGGTTCTGGTTCCCCTGGACGGCAGCGCGCCGTCCGAGGCCGCCCTGCCGCCGGCCGAGGCGCTTGCCCGCGCATTCGGCGGCCGCCTTCACCTGCTGACCGTGGTGCCTACCGTTGCCACGGTCTCCTCTGACCGCGCGCCCGCTGCGCTGTTCCTTCCAATCGCGACCGCGGTTGCCCTTGATCTCGAGGAGGAGGAGACGCGGCTCTACCTCGATGGGCTGGCCGCTCGACTGCGGCAGGACGCCCTGACCGCGGAGGCGGAAGTAGGGCGCGGTGATCCGGCCTGGGAAGTCGCCGCCGCCGCCGATCGGTTGGGTGCGGACCTCATGGTGATGGCCACCCACGGCCGGTCCGGCATGAGCGCGGTGTGGGCGGGCAGCGTGGCGATCCGGATCATGGCTAGGTGCCGCAGGCCGATGCTGCTGGTGAGGGCGCCGGGAGCGCCGGACAACCTTTGA